From Paenibacillus polymyxa, the proteins below share one genomic window:
- a CDS encoding helix-turn-helix domain-containing protein produces MLETIGSRARFLRIRKGLTVETMIEDLKIPVFDENNNLSGYKKVTKGTIGNLENDRNKPNIDLIIALSDYFEVSTDWILKGREYEGVKMRSQTEEELQFFYDTTKEEFIQKLEETINKFKNNN; encoded by the coding sequence ATGTTAGAAACAATTGGAAGTAGAGCGAGATTTCTAAGAATTAGAAAAGGACTTACTGTAGAAACGATGATTGAGGATTTAAAAATTCCTGTATTCGACGAAAATAATAACTTATCAGGATACAAAAAAGTAACAAAAGGAACTATTGGCAATCTTGAAAATGATAGAAATAAACCTAACATTGACTTAATCATTGCTCTTTCAGATTATTTTGAGGTATCTACTGACTGGATCTTAAAAGGAAGAGAGTATGAAGGGGTTAAAATGAGAAGTCAAACTGAAGAAGAATTACAATTTTTCTACGATACTACCAAAGAAGAATTTATACAGAAACTTGAGGAAACTATAAATAAGTTTAAAAATAACAATTAA